The genomic window tttagggtatctggtggaagaaatttctaaacagcaaagcattcaagaggtgacttgggtgctgttaaaggcattcagttttaaaagggaaacagagcataaacatttggaaaatatgcagcctgacaatgtgatagaatagataatcccattttctgaggagaaattcaagctggcagcagaaatttgcataggtaacaaggagccaaatgtgtCACCAAGACAATGGGCAAAATGTTCCCAGGGCATATTAGAGaactttgcagcagcccctcccatcacatgccagaggcttaggaggaaaaaatggttttgtgggccaggcccagggtccctctgctgtgtacagtctagggacttggtgccctgcatcctagATGCTCCAGCCATGATtaaaaggggccaaagtacagTTCAGactattgcttcagagggtgggagcctaaagccttggcagcttccacgtcgtgttgagcctgcagatgcacagaagtcaagaactgaggtttgggaacttccgcctagacttcagaggatgtatggatatgcctggatgcccaggcaaaaatttgctgcaggggtgaGACCCTCacggagaacttctgctagggcagtgcagaagggaaaagtggggtcagagccccacacagagtccctacttgagcaccacctagtggagctgtgagaagagggacaccatcctccagactccagaatggtagatctaccaaTAGCTTGCAACATGCTCCTGGAAAAGCCGCAGATACTCAACAccaacccatgaaagcagccagtagagggctatactctgcaaagccacagaggcagagctgcccaaggctgtgggcgCACACCTCTGACATCAGCATGACCTGGTTgggagacatggagtcaaaagggATCATCTTGGAGCTTTAAGTTTTGACTGCTCTAAGTTTtgactgctctgctggattttggacttgcatggggtctgtagcccaccactttgttttggtcaatttctcccatctggaatagctgtatttacccaatgcctgtctCCCCACTGTAtccaggaagtaactaacttacgtttaattttacaggctcataggcagaaggcaCTCGCCTTGTCtctgatgagactttggactgtggacttttgaattaatgctgaaatgagttaagattctGGGAGACTGTTGGaaagacatgattggttttgaaatgtgaggacatgagatttgggagggcctggggcagaatgatatggtttggctgtgtccccaccaaaatcttatcttgaattcccacatgccatgggagggacctggtgggaagtaattgaatcttgagggcagatctttcccatgctgttcttgtggtagtgagtaagtgTCATGAGACctgttggttttataagggggagtttccctgcatgaGTTCTCTTCTCATCTGCCACTATGTGAGATGTGTCTTTCACTTTACACGtgattgtgaggcatccccagctACGTGGAATTctcagtccattaaacctctttcttttgtaaattgtccagtctcagatatatctttatcagcagtgtgaaaacagactaataaaactaatatgcagaatctgtaaggaacttaaaacaaatcaataagaaaaaaaaaataaccccattaaaaaagtgggcaaagacatgaacagacatttatcaaaagaagacatacaggcaaccaacaaacatgagcaaatgttcaacatcactaatcatcagagagaggcaaatcaaaaccataatgagataccatctcacaccagtcataatggctggtatttaaaaagtcaaaacatagtATGTCAGAGACGTTGCAGAGAAAGGAAACACTTATAGACTATtgttgggaatgcaaattagttcagccactatggaaagaaGTTTACAGATttcccaaagaactgaaaataaaattgctaCTTGACACTGTAATCGTATTACTAGGAATAtagctaaaggaaaataaattgttctaacAAAAAGATACCTGCAATCATACGTTTATCACAACaatgttcacaataacaaagacatagaatcaacccaggtacccatcaatggtggactaatgacaatgtggtgcatatacaccatagaatactacatagccatgaaaaaagaatgaaataatatccttttgtagcaacatggatgcagctggggccattatcttaagcaaattaatgcagaaacagaaaaccaaataattcatgttctcacttacaagtgggaactcAACACTGGGTACACACGAACACAACCatgggaaaaacagacactggagactccaacagtggggagggaggtggacAAGGGTTGAAAACTACCTaatgggtactatgttcactactcGGGTGATGACATCATTATGAGCCCAAAGCCAGAATTATGCAATATACTGATGTAACAAGcctacacatgtaccctctgaatctaaaacttttccctctgaatctaaaatttttaaaaagtaataatttgcACAGATAATCCTCTACCTGCTTACTTTGTTAACAGAGCTACTAAGTGTTGACTggatctccaaaaacaaaagctccatatttttaagttatttaatatctctgaacctcaatttcctaaTCTATAGAGATAATAACAAGACCTTCTTCAGAGGTAAATTTACAATGAAATTAACAAAGCCTAAGTTCAGGGGTCTCACATGATCTGTTGTTTctgcaaaattttcaaaatcatgtactctttcaaataaaaataccttACCCAAAATTGCATAACTTCATACCTTGCCAAAATTAGATCCTTCTCTTGTTCACCTCAGTGATTATATTGATGACTAAATTAGATAGTACATGTAAAGCTTTAGGACTATGCCTATAACATAGAAAACACTTGATTAGTGTtcactatcattattattatcaaatattttaatttgtatttattctaaTTGTTATATACAATTGAATATGTTATATCTTAAATATCATGAGTTGTGGGTGTTTAAGGAAAAGCTTAGTATACTAATAGAGTCTTCTCAATTCTGGAAAAAGAAATAgtatgaaatgtatttatttaaatattagatttattgatacatgcttttaaaatggtagtttttaaaatgcaatcaatacatttgcattttcctaaaataaaacacattcatTCAGAGAAAACTGTGGTATCATgcaggaaaagcagaaaaaaactgCCTAAGTGTGATCCCACATACTTGTCAGTTGGATATTGCAAGAGAGGATGAGTAAATGGTTGAACTCACCGGAATTATACAAATCTTATCACATCTATACAAAATCGTCCAAATATTCAAGGATTTAGCAATATACTAAGATGGCCATGCAAACTTGTGAGTTGTAGTTTTGCAATTTGAGACATGTGATACCTATTTTACATTCATAATATAAATCATATTCATATCATACCTATTTTACATTCATAATGTAAATCATATTGATATCATACctattttataattcataataTTAATTTCATTATATCTGTTAATCACATACAAGTTACAGACATgaattatttctataaattatgATTAATCACAGAATCACAATAAATACTGATGTGATTAAGCTCCacctttgaattttttattttcttcaaatgaaggatgtgtgtgggtgtgtgtgtacatatatgcatatatatatacatacacacatacgtgCAATAGTTGTGAATTGAATGAAATTCACCAGGACAATCTGACTTGTATTTCAAATAATAGGAGTTTGAATATTACCTTCACTGAATCATTGAGTCaatatagaaatttatttcatgtttcGAGATAAAATGAACCCTAAGAGAAATATGCTAGAATTGGCTTTAGCAACAGCCTAAATACTAAAGCAATGTTAAATTATACATATTGCATTGGTTTGGGGATCATTTTTAACGTGAAATACATataatgtacatgtgtgtatgtgtgtgcaaatacatatatatacacacatatatgtattatatgtagtAATTTAAGGTCTTTTCTCATATTCTAATgattaggaaatgaaaaaaaaaaaaataaagtctagtGTAGAGAAAAAATGTCTTGCATTTTCTGAGTCAATCATGCAATTGCCTAATAAATTAGCTAAGCAACAGCAAGAATAGGATAATTATTTAGTTCTGATCTGCTGAATAGGAATTTTAACAGTTACTAAGTTCTCTCCAGGTAGTGAGTTGAATGGCCAAAATCACAGTGCCATTTCCTGCTTCATGCTGTGCCCATTTAGTAAAACAGAATTGGTCACCATGTTCTTAGCATTGCTTTTCAGAGATGTCATACGCATCGCTGAAGAGCTGAGTAGGTAGCTGATTCCGCTCTCCTGATAGGACTTCCTCCCACAGCAGAGTTGGCTGTTGAAATGCCTCCTGAAGCTTTCACTGAGTAGGTAAAGAGCAAATGGGTTGACACAAGAATTGCAAAAACTGAGAACCCGGGCAACTAAGGTGACAATCATGTGGCCTAGAGATGGATCAATCTCATTATAGTTGAAAGACCGATACATGTAAAGGATGTGGTTTGGGAACCAACAGAAGATGAAGCAGCCCACAAAGACAAGCACAATTTTAGCCAGGCGTTTCCGTGTTTCCATCTGCAAATGTAAGAAATTAATCCCATTGGTTAAAGTGAAAATGGAACCAGCCACATCCCAACTTTATCAAGTCGGGAAAGAGCAAAATTTACAGCATGATAATACgtccaaaatacataaattatttattttcctcaccAAAATGGTAATGGATTTTAACAGtttgagaaagtttattttggTCTCTACattatttgcattaaaaaatatttgacagcTTATACAAAACTAGGTGGTAAATTAATAAATGCTATGtcttcatattatttatttattttctttttgcttaatgcCTCATTGTgtgtaacaaaaatataaatcatttttgtttgtattaaatccactaaatgaataaatcacaGAATATATTCAAGCTTTGacgttttaaaaaaataaaggtgtTTTAAATAGGAAATATTGATCTAATGAGGCAgggcttgactttttttttttttttttttttttttgagacagagtctcgccctgtcgcccaggctagagtgcactggagGGATctcctccgctcactgcaagctccgcctcccgggttcaagccattctgctgcctcagcctcacgagtagctgggactacaggcgccggccatcatgcccagctaattttttgtatttttagtagagatggggtttcaccgtgttagccaggatcgtctcgatttcctgaccttgtgatctgcccgcctcagcctcccaaagtgctgggattacaggtgtgagccaccgcaccctgccagcttgactttttaaaactaccactccataggaaaacaaaacaacttgAGATTTAAACTCCTGACTTACACAAATCAAAAGCATCTGATATAACTGTGAGTCCTGTAAACATTACTGTATTGtcacatttacaaataaaaataaattttccttctccataaaatttacatattatgTTTACTGTTTCTAAGAGAGTACTCAGGAAtgtaataaataaacaaaattcaaagattgggcatcaatattttttaatctaaaagcGATTTCCTAACTTCAGTAGTTCAAGGGGTAGCTTATATCTGTCTAATTTGTTTAAATATGTAATTAAGGCAATATGAAAGTGGAATACTAATTTATTGAAATACATTCGTTGTAGGTATCATAGTATCTTCTGAGTGAATACTATTGGTCGTCAACTACAATATTCCAAAGAAGACTGGAAAGGTTTGGGATTGGAACACATCTAATGGTAGGTAGCAGTACAGGGGTGATGGAGGAAGCAGAGAAAGGTGCAACTGAAGAGGAACCCAGGCCAGGAAGCAGAATGTGATATTCCACATGGATCCCAGTGGCATAAGTTACGCGACCCAACAATCAGTCCTAAGAAAATCAAATGTGAAATTTATCTTTCTAAGCAGTGTCATCCCTTGCAGGTGGAAGATGAGTGCAAGAATGTCACAGTGGTCTATACTTGGAGATTCAAGTGCACAGGCAGGCTGTTGGCATTGAGATTATTTCTCAGCAGATGTCAAGACCCAGTTGCCCTGCCAGAGTTTATAGGTCCCAATAGGGAAATTCACGAAAACAAGGCAGACAGGCCAAGgccattaaaaaattcaaaagtgaAGCAAGGGCTGTGTATATGAGAAAAACTCAACTttagaaaccaaaagcaaatacTCAAATAACTAACTGAGATACAGATTGGATCACAGGGCTCAGATAAAATAACtgattatataaaatagaaagcacAGTGAGACAATGATCTGAATACATTGCCTCACTGATGCCAAATATTTAGGTAAAATCTGTGAATTTATCAATGCCTTCAATAATTGGGTgattttttaagtctttaaagCCGATGTGGATCTTTGATGCTGATGGCCACCAATTCATAAAGGTTACCTTCCATGCACGAAATCTTTACTAGTTTCTGCTGCTGCTAACATACCCAAGGCCCCAGCCTAATGCTCCATCTATGTTccagtaaattttaaatgatctgtgattcaatttctttgcttttaatttgGAAACAAGCATCAGTAACTACTCTGTACCTGCAAAACCCATTAGAAGTTCTTTTCTAGCTGTACACAAATGTGTAACCAGACACTCTTTCTCACAAGAACACTATTTCTGTCTCTTTGTGTATTAACACAGTTGATTTTTACCTTAAATTAGTAGTGCATattcttgaagaaagaaaaagtacataAGGTGcatgatgtaatttttaaatgagcataTTATCTTTGTAGGGAAAGTTACAAATTTGAGTTGGGTCACATATTGCTTCAACAGCAGCCCACCTTTGGATTGCACCTTTGGGTTCCTTTTCTGCTACTCCTGCTATTCTCCTCATCTCTCATTCTGACTTCCACCCAAATCCCATCCCCAGATCCCAGGCAGTGTCCTATAGTCCTTTCCTGGTGCATCCTTCTTCTATACTCCCTGCCATCCTTAGTGGGTTAATGGGAGAAGAAACAAGAATTAAATTAATGTATGCTCATATGTGAAATTTTTCTGGTTTATTATGTTGTTTGTTACATAAAACTCTGCATGTAAAACAGGTCTTTCAATACATTAATTTCTAATGGTGGAATGTCAGGTCTTATCACAGATCCAGATAAATGATAAACTGAACCTAAGTGGGCCTTTGCGGGGCTCTGATATGACCATATATTAGAGATCCCCACATATCCCTTCTACTTAAGGCCTGTGAAGGCCCAACTCTGTAATCATCAGTCATAGGattaaaaacccacaaaataaaacaataatagcaGTTACTTGTTCTGACCAGCACACCACCAACCCACACCTACCAAGCTTACCTGTTTTTTGGTATGTTCATTGTATTCTCCAGGAAGATTGTGTGCACTCTTAATTAAGGTCTTTGcaatatgataataataaatgctaATAATAGCAAGTGGTGTGAGGAAATAGACCAAGAAAATGAGTACTGAATGAATCTTTGGATGTAATTCATCTGTTTGAGGGTAGGGGATACATGCTGTGAAGCTGCTATTATCCAAGCTACTGATGCGTGCCACTTCTGAAAACACTGCTTCGGGAACTGCCAACAACACGGAGACCACCCAGATACCCATGGCCTTCACACAGGTCCACAGCACTGCCCCTGACGTCTGCATGTCCATGGGGTTAACGATGGCTCTGTACCTGGGAAAATGATACATCTCAAGTTAttccagaaagaaaggaaggaaagagaaaagagaaagaaagaaaagaaagaaagaaaaagaaaggaagaaaggaaaagaagcaaagaaggaaagaaagagagaaagagaaaaggaaaggaaaggaaaaggaaaagagaaggaaggaaggaaggaaggaaggaaggaaggaaggaaggaaggaaggaaggaaggaaggaaggaaggaaggaaggaaggaaggaaaatgaagagaaagacatCCTGCTTAGTAAGAGAGATGCCAACAATATTCTGTCTTTGTAGCTCAAATTTATTTCTTccctggctgtttaaaagtgtatgtaaGACCTAAGATTCCTGGTGTCTCTCAGTCTACAAGTCATTCCACTACTTATTAGCACAGAAaacaggaagggagagaaaaatattttaaattggcaTTTCTTAAATCCTAGTTATTTCATTTCCAAAATCCTGGACATTTGTTTACCTCTTAAATTCTTCTAAATCTATATATGTTACATCTATCATAATGTATTGAATACCAAAATATAAGATGTTCACAAAATAATGTTATTCAATCCTTCCTTGATACTTTCCCATAACTTCTGAGTGTAAACCCTTTCACTCTTTTTCTAAAGACATTAATGAATTTTAGAAACTAATCTAGATTGGTCATACTGtattttgacaaaataaaataaataaaagactaatCTAGATTGGGATTTTCTCCATAATCCAATAATAAGGACTGAAAAACTTGAAAGCAGAACAATATTTTGTCTTTATAGCTCAAATTTATTTCATGTCAAGATCCCATAAAGTTATTTTCTCCTCCAACCTAAAATATTAATGACAATATACCAGCAATGTACTAGTGATAAAGGAATCACACTCCAGGACACAGTAAACAATCCAAAACTTTCTGCAGCTAACTCAAACACACACATTGAGTACGGCAATGATGAtgcaaataattcaaaatggTATGTAAAACtcgaattttttatatttctctttaaagTATTTCAAATGATAATATACCTAGCAAATAAGATGCAGTACCACATGATTTTAGTTAGACAAATCTGAATTATTACCCAATCTCTGATATTTTTTGGAAAATCACATTTATCAAGCACAACTTCACCTTCTTCttgattttaatttctaagaTATTCTGTAAGCTTTACTTTCCAtcattttttctgaattttaaaatttctatcatCTTTTGTTGATATAAGTTCCTATaagtttttttatgttttcaaattttttatagtGTCCTATTCCTATGTTATATGCGCACATTCTTgccatatatctttttttttttttttttaatgacagggtctcactctgtcacccaggctggagtgcagttgcctgatctcagctcactgcaccctccacctcccaggttcaagcaatcctcccaccttagcctcccaagtagctaggactacaggcatgtgccaccaagccttgctaatttttgtattcttgtagagacgaggttttgcttgctgctcaggct from Macaca fascicularis isolate 582-1 chromosome 4, T2T-MFA8v1.1 includes these protein-coding regions:
- the NMBR gene encoding neuromedin-B receptor, with the translated sequence MPSKSLSNLSVTSGANKSGSVAERWERDFLPASDGTTAELVIRCVIPSLYLLIITVGLLGNIMLVKIFVTNSAMRNVPNILISNLAAGDLLLLLTCVPVDASRYFFDEWMFGKVGCKLIPLIQLTSVGVSVFTLTALSADRYRAIVNPMDMQTSGAVLWTCVKAMGIWVVSVLLAVPEAVFSEVARISSLDNSSFTACIPYPQTDELHPKIHSVLIFLVYFLTPLAIISIYYYHIAKTLIKSAHNLPGEYNEHTKKQMETRKRLAKIVLVFVGCFIFCWFPNHILYMYRSFNYNEIDPSLGHMIVTLVARVLSFCNSCVNPFALYLLSESFRRHFNSQLCCGRKSYQESGISYLLSSSAMRMTSLKSNAKNMVTNSVLLNGHSMKQEMAL